A genomic segment from Amycolatopsis camponoti encodes:
- a CDS encoding alpha/beta fold hydrolase, giving the protein MTKPIPEHVGIWGELGELEHTLRYVDVPLDGRPVRTRVLQAGTGPDLVLLHGTGGHLEAYARDLAGLARDFRVTAYDMVGHGWSDLPDRPYTIDVLSAHLVSLLDALGIGRAHLSGESLGGWVVAWTAAHHPDRVDKLVLNTPGNIANKPEVMARMRDSTMAAVLDPSDETVRRRVEFLFHHKEMVTDELVDLRRRVYSRPGFVRAIGNTLVLQDPEVRKDFAWDPSWVSKVKAPTLLLWTSHDPTGGLDEAELLLGWLPDALLHVIDDAGHWPQWEKVDEFLDVHRAWLLTGEDPS; this is encoded by the coding sequence GTGACCAAGCCGATCCCCGAGCACGTCGGCATCTGGGGCGAGCTGGGCGAGCTCGAGCACACCCTGCGCTACGTCGACGTGCCACTGGACGGACGTCCGGTGCGGACGCGGGTCCTGCAAGCGGGCACCGGGCCCGACCTGGTCCTGCTGCACGGAACCGGCGGGCACCTGGAGGCCTACGCCCGCGACCTGGCCGGCCTGGCCCGCGACTTCCGCGTCACGGCCTACGACATGGTCGGCCACGGCTGGTCGGACCTGCCCGACCGGCCCTACACGATCGACGTCCTGTCCGCGCACCTCGTGTCCCTTTTGGACGCTCTCGGCATCGGGCGCGCCCACCTGTCCGGCGAGTCGCTCGGCGGCTGGGTGGTCGCGTGGACCGCCGCGCACCACCCCGACCGCGTCGACAAGCTCGTGCTCAACACGCCGGGCAACATCGCGAACAAGCCCGAGGTGATGGCCCGGATGCGCGACAGCACGATGGCCGCGGTGCTCGACCCGAGCGACGAGACCGTGCGCCGGCGGGTCGAGTTCCTGTTCCACCACAAGGAGATGGTGACCGACGAGCTGGTCGACCTGCGCCGCCGGGTGTACTCGCGGCCCGGGTTCGTCCGGGCGATCGGCAACACGCTCGTGCTGCAGGACCCCGAGGTGCGCAAGGACTTCGCGTGGGACCCGTCCTGGGTGTCGAAGGTGAAGGCGCCGACGCTGCTGCTGTGGACCAGCCACGACCCCACCGGCGGGCTCGACGAGGCCGAGCTGCTGCTCGGCTGGCTGCCCGACGCGCTGCTGCACGTCATCGACGACGCCGGGCACTGGCCGCAGTGGGAAAAGGTCGACGAGTTCCTCGACGTCCACCGCGCCTGGCTGCTGACCGGAGAGGACCCGTCCTGA
- a CDS encoding cupin domain-containing protein encodes MTTTGPGFAMTDFLASIAHTVRPGGERPLVVHDEDLEEIPPGSVPNPTSLRIAGTLPTATFELFRQVIPAGESSDLQRHHHETVHFVLTGDGHSEIEDETVSWTTGSFVYTPPWTWHRHHNDSAGHPVEFLTIENSRLLGLFGLNRRQSAGSATLAEARTRFDHREDQ; translated from the coding sequence ATGACCACGACCGGCCCCGGCTTCGCCATGACCGACTTCCTCGCGAGCATCGCCCACACCGTGCGCCCCGGCGGCGAACGACCGCTGGTGGTGCACGACGAAGACCTCGAGGAGATACCGCCGGGCAGCGTCCCGAACCCGACGTCGCTGCGGATCGCCGGCACGCTGCCGACCGCGACGTTCGAGCTGTTCCGGCAGGTCATCCCGGCCGGCGAGAGCTCGGACCTACAGCGCCACCACCACGAGACCGTCCACTTCGTCCTGACCGGCGACGGCCACAGCGAGATCGAGGACGAGACCGTGAGCTGGACGACCGGCTCGTTCGTCTACACGCCGCCGTGGACCTGGCACCGGCACCACAACGACTCGGCCGGGCACCCGGTCGAGTTCCTGACCATCGAGAATTCGCGGCTGCTCGGCCTGTTCGGCCTGAACCGCCGGCAAAGTGCGGGATCGGCGACCCTCGCCGAAGCCCGTACCCGCTTCGACCACCGGGAGGACCAGTGA
- a CDS encoding nitroreductase, translating into MDVYEAVTSRRAVRAFDDRPVPKEVLERVLSAAAWAPSGSNLQPWHAYVLTGAPLAELKKRAGERLAAGDPWDEPEYEMYPSALKSPYRERRSAFGEHRYGALGIPREDGEARQRAASANWDCFGAPAALFCYLDRELGRPQWSDAGMYLQTVMLLLRAEGLHSCPQMAWAKFHRTVSEIVAPPPGLLLFCGLSIGFEDLAADRSRIGRAPLGATVTFIDA; encoded by the coding sequence ATCGACGTCTACGAAGCGGTCACGAGCCGGCGGGCGGTGCGCGCCTTCGACGACCGGCCGGTCCCGAAAGAGGTACTGGAGCGGGTGCTGTCCGCGGCGGCCTGGGCGCCGTCCGGGTCGAACCTCCAGCCGTGGCACGCCTACGTGCTGACCGGCGCTCCGCTGGCCGAGCTGAAGAAACGCGCCGGCGAGCGCCTGGCCGCGGGCGATCCCTGGGATGAGCCGGAGTACGAGATGTACCCGTCCGCGCTGAAATCCCCGTACCGCGAACGCCGATCCGCGTTCGGCGAGCACCGCTACGGCGCGCTCGGCATCCCGCGCGAAGACGGCGAAGCGCGGCAGCGGGCCGCTTCCGCGAACTGGGATTGCTTCGGCGCTCCCGCCGCGTTGTTCTGCTACCTCGACCGCGAGCTGGGCCGGCCCCAGTGGTCCGACGCCGGCATGTACCTGCAGACCGTCATGCTGCTCCTGCGTGCGGAGGGACTGCACAGCTGCCCGCAGATGGCGTGGGCGAAGTTCCACCGGACCGTCTCGGAGATCGTGGCGCCGCCGCCCGGGCTGCTGCTCTTCTGCGGCCTGTCGATCGGCTTCGAGGACCTCGCGGCGGACCGGTCCCGCATCGGCCGGGCGCCGCTCGGCGCCACGGTCACGTTCATCGACGCCTGA
- a CDS encoding VOC family protein, translating to MVMRVAIPVLPCRDVQSARSYFTDALGFDTIFTWETPPSYAAVIRDTAEFHLYAESSVGPARVTVVVDDVDSCHDELRARGADIVEPPADRPYGMRDFNVRTPDGHLLIFSQPLTEYG from the coding sequence ATGGTCATGCGGGTGGCGATTCCCGTGCTGCCGTGCCGAGATGTGCAGTCAGCGCGGTCGTACTTCACGGACGCGCTCGGATTCGACACCATATTCACCTGGGAGACCCCACCTAGCTACGCGGCCGTGATCCGCGACACCGCCGAGTTCCACCTGTACGCCGAAAGCAGCGTCGGCCCGGCCAGGGTGACGGTTGTCGTCGACGACGTCGATTCCTGCCACGACGAGCTGCGCGCCCGCGGCGCCGACATCGTCGAGCCACCGGCTGACCGGCCCTACGGGATGCGCGACTTCAACGTACGGACACCCGATGGGCACTTGTTGATCTTCAGCCAGCCGCTTACCGAGTACGGGTGA
- a CDS encoding 2,3-dihydroxyphenylpropionate 1,2-dioxygenase, whose amino-acid sequence MAGIAGFAGMSHSPFATLLPPPAEGGPGARFLADAALARRAVEALAPDAIVVIGPDHFHGNFYDVMPPFVLGVEHAVGFGDFGSTEGPLPVAGELAWSVHNGLTGAGFDVSLSYSLTVDHGIVQTYEMLTGGTTLPMVPIVVNTAAPPLPTLRRCVALGRALGAALRSADFPGRVLVAASGGLSHWLPSNDPRLVAGERRASLIHGRADVRAFAAAREPRVRAMGGDPGARVNTEWDRWFLDRLATDDAEAIADLGHETLETMAGSGGHEVRCWLIGQVAAAAPLVWTSYEPVPEWITGMGIGTTFPVA is encoded by the coding sequence ATGGCCGGGATCGCCGGGTTCGCGGGCATGTCCCACAGCCCGTTCGCGACGTTGCTGCCGCCACCGGCCGAGGGCGGCCCGGGCGCGCGGTTCCTCGCCGACGCCGCGCTGGCGCGCCGGGCGGTGGAAGCGCTGGCGCCGGACGCGATCGTCGTGATCGGGCCCGACCACTTCCACGGCAACTTCTACGACGTGATGCCGCCGTTCGTGCTGGGCGTCGAGCACGCGGTGGGGTTCGGTGACTTCGGCAGCACCGAAGGACCGCTGCCGGTCGCCGGGGAGCTGGCATGGTCCGTCCACAACGGACTGACCGGCGCGGGGTTCGACGTGTCGCTGTCGTATTCGCTGACGGTCGACCACGGCATCGTGCAGACCTACGAGATGCTGACCGGCGGTACCACCCTGCCGATGGTGCCGATCGTCGTCAACACGGCCGCGCCGCCGCTGCCGACCTTGCGGCGGTGCGTCGCCTTGGGCCGGGCGCTGGGCGCGGCCCTGCGCTCGGCGGACTTTCCCGGCCGGGTGCTGGTGGCGGCGAGCGGCGGGCTGTCGCACTGGCTGCCGTCGAACGACCCCCGGCTCGTCGCCGGTGAACGCCGCGCATCGCTGATCCACGGACGCGCGGACGTCCGCGCGTTCGCCGCGGCCCGCGAACCCCGCGTCCGCGCCATGGGCGGCGACCCCGGCGCGCGCGTGAACACCGAATGGGACCGGTGGTTCCTCGACCGCCTGGCCACCGACGACGCCGAGGCGATCGCCGACCTCGGGCACGAGACGCTCGAAACCATGGCGGGCAGCGGCGGCCACGAGGTGCGCTGCTGGCTGATCGGCCAGGTCGCGGCGGCGGCACCGCTCGTCTGGACCAGCTACGAGCCGGTTCCGGAGTGGATCACCGGCATGGGCATCGGCACGACGTTCCCGGTCGCCTGA
- a CDS encoding SDR family oxidoreductase: MTHALKDRTVLVIGRGSGIARAVTLAARAAGATIVVAGRDEESLVYDDPDVTTASVDLTDEASVAALAERLGQVDHVVSTASARARGTLGELAHDVVLRSFDVKVLGPLLLAKHFAPRMPEDGSFVFFSGSSARKPAAGMLAVGATNAAVDALTRGLAVELAPIRVNAISPGTIDTGAYDALGEEKKAALFAARAATSPARRVGLPEEIAEAVVFALGSTFLTGVSLNVDGGEPLV; the protein is encoded by the coding sequence ATGACTCATGCTTTGAAGGACCGCACGGTCCTCGTGATCGGCCGCGGCAGCGGCATCGCCCGTGCGGTGACGCTCGCCGCCCGCGCGGCCGGGGCCACGATCGTGGTCGCCGGACGCGACGAAGAGTCCCTCGTCTACGACGATCCGGACGTCACCACCGCATCGGTCGACCTCACCGACGAAGCCTCCGTCGCCGCGTTGGCCGAACGGCTCGGCCAGGTCGACCACGTCGTGTCGACGGCGTCGGCCCGGGCGCGGGGGACGCTGGGCGAGCTGGCCCACGACGTCGTGCTCCGGTCGTTCGACGTCAAGGTGCTCGGTCCGCTGCTGCTGGCGAAGCACTTCGCGCCCCGCATGCCCGAAGACGGCTCGTTCGTCTTCTTCTCGGGATCGTCGGCGCGCAAGCCCGCCGCCGGCATGCTCGCCGTCGGCGCGACGAACGCCGCGGTGGACGCGCTGACCCGGGGGCTCGCGGTGGAGCTGGCGCCGATCCGGGTGAACGCGATCTCGCCCGGCACCATCGACACCGGGGCCTACGACGCGCTCGGCGAAGAGAAGAAGGCCGCGCTGTTCGCCGCCCGCGCGGCCACCAGCCCGGCGCGTCGCGTCGGCCTTCCCGAAGAGATCGCCGAAGCCGTCGTCTTCGCGCTGGGCAGCACCTTCCTGACCGGTGTCTCCCTCAACGTCGACGGTGGTGAACCCCTTGTCTGA
- a CDS encoding DUF427 domain-containing protein, whose product MGLAWQQGPLATRAVGHFLVEQPLPERMLFAEPLRRRMRVRFGGEWVADSEDVVLLHEPGRYPVAYFPLADVREDVLVAENRTTTHRDLGPTEWYAVWTADKHAPRAAWRYTGLPGHADVLGDRVAFAWRAMDAFYEEEERIVGHAADPYHRIDIRQTARHLVVRDGDRVVAETRRPVVLYESGFAPRWYVPREDIDLSALTPVEGETFCPYKGLAGYFDIGSGKRAAWSYPEAWPEVERVSGFVSFEPDVVDVTLDGRKLALEPGQSVTPHGIDRGLDPDELLAPKGN is encoded by the coding sequence ATGGGACTGGCCTGGCAGCAAGGACCACTGGCGACGCGGGCGGTGGGGCACTTCCTGGTCGAGCAGCCGCTGCCCGAGCGGATGCTGTTCGCCGAGCCGCTGCGGCGCCGGATGCGCGTGCGGTTCGGCGGGGAGTGGGTGGCCGACAGCGAGGACGTCGTCCTGCTGCACGAACCCGGTCGGTACCCGGTGGCGTACTTCCCGCTCGCCGACGTCCGTGAAGACGTGCTCGTCGCCGAGAACCGGACGACGACGCACCGCGACCTCGGGCCGACCGAGTGGTACGCCGTCTGGACGGCCGACAAGCACGCCCCGCGCGCGGCCTGGCGCTACACCGGCCTCCCGGGCCACGCGGACGTCCTGGGTGACCGCGTCGCCTTCGCCTGGCGGGCGATGGACGCGTTCTACGAGGAGGAGGAGCGGATCGTCGGCCACGCGGCCGACCCGTACCACCGCATCGACATCCGGCAGACCGCACGCCACCTGGTTGTGCGCGACGGCGACCGCGTCGTCGCCGAGACCCGGCGGCCGGTCGTGCTCTACGAGTCGGGCTTCGCGCCGCGCTGGTACGTGCCGCGCGAGGACATCGACCTGAGCGCGCTCACGCCGGTCGAGGGCGAGACCTTCTGCCCGTACAAGGGGCTGGCCGGCTACTTCGACATCGGGTCCGGCAAGCGCGCCGCGTGGTCGTACCCGGAGGCGTGGCCCGAGGTCGAGCGGGTGTCCGGGTTCGTGTCGTTCGAGCCGGACGTCGTCGACGTCACCCTCGACGGCCGCAAGCTCGCCCTCGAACCGGGTCAGAGCGTCACCCCGCACGGCATCGACCGGGGCCTGGACCCCGACGAACTCCTTGCTCCGAAGGGAAACTGA
- a CDS encoding helix-turn-helix transcriptional regulator — translation MDRLVGSGRYPGMTQLHQAVPLVERQHALIEEMRARAPRFVTGRVLAERTGTTVRTVERDVTRLREAGVPVEVKRGAGGGYRLSMPAVVPPVTFSPGEVAALVASLVALGPYTSATARTALDKLLTAFG, via the coding sequence GTGGATCGGCTCGTCGGCTCCGGCCGCTACCCGGGGATGACCCAGCTGCACCAGGCCGTGCCGCTGGTCGAGCGCCAGCACGCCCTGATCGAGGAGATGCGCGCGCGGGCGCCCCGGTTCGTCACCGGCCGGGTGCTGGCCGAGCGCACCGGGACGACCGTGCGGACCGTCGAGCGCGACGTCACGCGCCTGCGCGAGGCGGGTGTCCCGGTCGAGGTGAAGCGCGGCGCCGGCGGCGGCTACCGGCTCTCGATGCCGGCCGTCGTGCCGCCGGTGACGTTCAGCCCGGGCGAGGTCGCGGCGCTGGTCGCGTCCCTCGTGGCTCTCGGCCCCTACACCTCCGCCACGGCCCGCACCGCACTGGACAAGCTCCTGACGGCCTTCGGTTAG
- a CDS encoding MOSC and FAD-binding oxidoreductase domain-containing protein: protein MARLVSLNVGMPKDVPWQGRTVHTGIFKYPVEGRLLVRRLNVDGDGQGDLGGHGGENRAVLVYQRQSYEHWRRFLGRDDLGDGQFGENFTVDGLPDDEVHIGDRYRIGEAEFEVTQPRVTCFRVGMRLGEPRMPSLLVAHHRPGFYLRVVTEGHVEAGDEIVRTRTGRHEMSVADIDALLYLPGRDTEALRKAVDIPALSPGWQGSFRDLLAAKPAPAPSGWRGFRPLRVARVVPESPAVSSIHLAADDGEPLPRPEPGQYLTLRVPGAGDPAPVRSYSLSAAPSDAEYRISVKRDGVVSSYLLGRLAPGALVDVAAPRGDFVLAGDDRPVVLVSAGIGVTPVLAMLHALAARRASQPVWWLHTTRTAAEQAFAAEAHRLLASLPDGREYVHYTRESGRLTRSVLSTLDLPRDATAYLCGPDAFMTAMRECLVSLGFDASRVHSELFGGVSAINPGLTGVVRKTPHAPAGAAGTGPAVTFARSGLTVPWNEEYPSLLEFAEACDVPTRWSCRTGVCHTCVTPVLSGRVEYDPEPLEPPAAGEALVCCARPREDVVLDL, encoded by the coding sequence ATGGCCCGCTTGGTGTCACTGAACGTCGGGATGCCGAAGGACGTGCCTTGGCAGGGGCGCACCGTCCACACGGGAATCTTCAAGTACCCCGTCGAAGGCCGCTTGCTGGTCCGCCGGCTCAACGTCGACGGCGACGGCCAAGGCGACCTGGGCGGCCACGGCGGCGAGAACCGCGCGGTGCTCGTGTACCAGCGCCAGTCCTACGAGCACTGGCGGCGGTTCCTCGGCCGCGACGACCTCGGAGACGGCCAGTTCGGCGAGAACTTCACCGTGGACGGCCTGCCCGACGACGAAGTGCACATCGGCGACCGCTACCGGATCGGCGAGGCCGAGTTCGAAGTCACCCAGCCGCGCGTCACGTGCTTCCGCGTCGGGATGCGCCTGGGCGAGCCGCGGATGCCGTCGCTGCTGGTCGCGCACCACCGGCCCGGCTTCTACCTGCGCGTTGTCACCGAAGGCCACGTCGAGGCCGGCGACGAGATCGTCCGCACCCGGACCGGCCGCCACGAGATGAGCGTCGCGGACATCGACGCGCTCCTGTACCTGCCGGGCCGCGACACCGAGGCGCTCCGCAAGGCCGTCGACATCCCGGCGCTCAGCCCCGGCTGGCAGGGGTCCTTCCGCGACCTGCTCGCGGCGAAGCCCGCGCCCGCGCCGAGCGGGTGGCGCGGCTTCCGGCCGTTGCGCGTCGCCCGGGTGGTGCCCGAAAGCCCGGCCGTGTCCTCGATCCACCTGGCCGCCGACGACGGCGAGCCACTCCCCCGTCCCGAGCCCGGCCAGTACCTCACGCTGCGCGTCCCCGGCGCCGGCGACCCCGCACCGGTCCGCAGCTACTCGCTGTCCGCGGCGCCGTCGGATGCCGAGTACCGCATCAGCGTCAAGCGCGACGGCGTGGTCAGCAGCTACCTCCTCGGCCGGCTCGCCCCCGGCGCGCTGGTGGACGTCGCGGCACCCCGCGGCGACTTCGTCCTGGCGGGCGACGACCGTCCCGTGGTGCTGGTGTCCGCGGGCATCGGCGTGACGCCGGTCCTGGCGATGCTCCACGCACTGGCCGCTCGCCGGGCTTCGCAGCCGGTCTGGTGGCTGCACACCACCCGGACCGCGGCCGAGCAGGCGTTCGCGGCCGAGGCGCACCGGCTGCTGGCGAGCCTGCCCGACGGCCGCGAGTACGTCCACTACACAAGGGAAAGCGGCCGGCTCACCCGCTCGGTATTGTCCACTTTGGATCTTCCACGGGACGCGACCGCGTACCTCTGCGGCCCGGACGCGTTCATGACGGCGATGCGGGAGTGCCTGGTGTCACTGGGTTTCGACGCCTCTCGCGTCCACAGTGAACTGTTCGGCGGAGTGTCCGCGATCAACCCGGGACTTACCGGCGTCGTCCGGAAGACCCCGCACGCCCCGGCGGGCGCGGCGGGAACCGGCCCGGCGGTGACGTTCGCGCGCAGCGGGCTCACGGTGCCGTGGAACGAGGAGTACCCCAGCCTGCTGGAGTTCGCGGAGGCGTGCGACGTCCCGACGCGCTGGTCGTGCCGGACCGGGGTCTGCCACACGTGCGTGACGCCGGTGCTCTCGGGCCGGGTGGAGTACGACCCGGAGCCCCTGGAGCCGCCGGCGGCGGGCGAGGCGCTCGTCTGCTGCGCGCGGCCGCGGGAGGACGTCGTCTTAGACCTCTGA
- a CDS encoding helix-turn-helix domain-containing protein, with the protein MPEEIAAGTLSAKLNHLFGVVRPADGDEYTFDEVAESIRAQGGPTISATYLWQLRKGLRDNPTKRHLEALAGFFGVPPAYFFDDAEAERIDAELTLLSAFRDAPVRQIALRARGLSAKSLEAISDMVDRVRELEGLPEPASDAER; encoded by the coding sequence ATGCCGGAGGAGATCGCGGCGGGGACCCTCTCCGCGAAGCTGAACCACCTGTTCGGCGTCGTGCGTCCCGCCGACGGCGACGAATACACCTTCGACGAGGTCGCCGAGTCGATCCGGGCCCAGGGCGGCCCGACCATCTCCGCGACCTACCTGTGGCAGCTGCGCAAGGGCCTGCGCGACAACCCGACCAAACGGCACCTCGAAGCGCTCGCGGGGTTCTTCGGCGTGCCCCCGGCGTACTTCTTCGACGACGCGGAAGCCGAGCGCATCGACGCCGAGCTGACGCTGCTCAGCGCGTTCCGCGACGCACCGGTCCGCCAGATCGCCCTTCGCGCGCGCGGGTTGTCGGCGAAGAGCCTCGAAGCGATCAGTGACATGGTCGACCGGGTCCGCGAGCTCGAGGGCCTGCCCGAACCGGCGAGCGACGCCGAACGATGA
- a CDS encoding GNAT family N-acetyltransferase, with translation MILVRPASHFEDVASILNPSGNERACWCLAYRVTSAEYSALRGEARAERVRGLCADEPAPGVLAYDGDTPVGWCGVSPRSRMERLKRSRTMPPLDDLPVWSVVCFVVRSSHRRQGVSAALLAGAVDYARASGALAVEGYPVDPEGARISSSAAHVGTTSLFEAAGFERVRATEARADRRVRWLMRLDLR, from the coding sequence ATGATCCTGGTCCGGCCCGCTTCGCACTTCGAAGACGTCGCTTCGATCCTCAACCCCAGCGGGAACGAGCGCGCCTGCTGGTGCCTCGCTTACCGCGTCACCTCGGCCGAATACAGTGCGCTGCGCGGCGAAGCGCGGGCGGAGCGCGTCCGGGGACTTTGCGCGGACGAGCCCGCGCCGGGCGTGCTCGCCTACGACGGGGACACGCCGGTCGGGTGGTGTGGCGTCTCGCCGCGGTCGCGCATGGAGCGGTTGAAACGCTCGCGGACGATGCCTCCGCTCGACGACCTGCCGGTGTGGAGCGTGGTGTGCTTCGTGGTGCGTTCGTCGCACCGGCGTCAAGGCGTGTCGGCGGCGTTGCTCGCCGGGGCGGTCGACTACGCGCGTGCGTCCGGCGCCCTGGCGGTCGAGGGCTACCCGGTCGACCCGGAGGGCGCGCGCATCAGCTCGAGCGCGGCCCACGTCGGCACGACGTCGCTGTTCGAAGCGGCGGGGTTCGAACGGGTCCGGGCGACCGAAGCGCGGGCGGACCGCCGGGTCCGCTGGCTGATGCGGCTCGATCTCCGCTGA
- a CDS encoding glycoside hydrolase family protein: MLAVVAVVLLALGGFAAPAAGASGKKGVSANPYSGAATALKDVGAKWFYTWAPDPQGIAVPAGTEFVPMIWGKDSVTQDQLDRAKANGRTLLGFNEPDLAGQASMPVETALDLWPRLQSTGLRLGAPAVAYGGDVAGGWLDRFMSGAAARGYRVDFIPLHWYGGDFSSAASGQLQSYLQKVHDRYHLPIWLTEYALIDFSGSTPRYPSSAQQVDFVQRSTAMLEGQSYVERYAWFSLSTSTTGLYSGTTPNASGVAYRAV; the protein is encoded by the coding sequence ATGCTCGCCGTCGTGGCCGTCGTTCTTCTCGCTCTCGGCGGTTTCGCCGCGCCCGCCGCCGGGGCGAGCGGCAAGAAGGGGGTCAGCGCCAACCCGTACTCCGGCGCCGCCACCGCGTTGAAGGACGTGGGGGCGAAGTGGTTCTACACGTGGGCGCCCGATCCCCAGGGCATCGCCGTGCCCGCCGGGACCGAGTTCGTGCCCATGATCTGGGGCAAGGACTCCGTCACGCAGGACCAGCTCGACCGGGCCAAGGCGAACGGCCGCACCCTGCTGGGCTTCAACGAACCGGACCTGGCGGGCCAGGCGAGCATGCCCGTCGAGACGGCGCTGGACCTGTGGCCGCGGCTGCAGTCCACCGGGCTGCGGCTCGGCGCGCCGGCGGTGGCCTACGGCGGCGACGTCGCGGGCGGGTGGCTCGACCGGTTCATGAGCGGCGCCGCGGCGCGCGGGTATCGCGTCGACTTCATCCCGCTGCACTGGTACGGCGGCGACTTTTCGAGCGCGGCTTCCGGGCAGCTGCAGTCGTACCTGCAGAAGGTCCACGACCGCTACCACCTGCCGATCTGGCTGACGGAGTACGCCCTCATCGACTTTTCGGGGTCCACGCCGCGTTATCCGTCGTCGGCCCAGCAGGTCGATTTCGTCCAGCGATCCACCGCGATGCTCGAAGGGCAGTCGTACGTCGAGCGGTACGCGTGGTTCTCGCTGTCGACGTCGACGACCGGCCTCTACTCCGGCACGACCCCGAACGCGAGCGGCGTCGCCTACCGCGCCGTGTAG
- a CDS encoding VOC family protein: MSEFSIEVLTLPVADVDRAVRFYRSLGFVLDVDYAPNDGFRVVQLTPPGSAASIQLGVGLTGAAPGSARDHYLVVPDIEAAHGELAGRDVPVSALRHKKSADWQGDYAPGADPDRRDYASFFGFADPDGNTWIVQERGYTAR, translated from the coding sequence TTGTCTGAGTTCAGCATCGAGGTCCTCACGCTGCCGGTCGCCGACGTCGACCGGGCGGTCCGGTTCTACCGCTCCCTCGGTTTCGTTCTCGACGTCGACTACGCGCCGAACGACGGTTTCCGGGTCGTCCAGCTGACGCCGCCCGGGTCGGCGGCGTCCATCCAGCTCGGGGTCGGCCTGACCGGTGCGGCCCCGGGGTCGGCCCGGGACCACTACCTGGTGGTGCCCGACATCGAGGCGGCACACGGGGAACTGGCCGGGCGCGACGTGCCGGTCAGCGCGCTGCGCCACAAGAAGTCCGCGGACTGGCAAGGGGACTACGCGCCGGGTGCCGACCCGGACCGGCGTGACTACGCGAGCTTCTTCGGCTTCGCCGACCCGGACGGCAACACGTGGATCGTCCAGGAACGCGGCTACACGGCGCGGTAG
- a CDS encoding CGNR zinc finger domain-containing protein, which produces MTDETLLLDLLNTTPVRDGAPADDLADERAARQWLADHGQPAGGDEHRALLEARSALQGIVRGQAEPRAAARFVDDVTYRAAFGDDGVEWVLDVPAGRSAAARAVLAWDALAKSSPGRLRPCANPECRLFLIDHSKPNSARWCSMAVCGNRMKARRHYQRSRTAAD; this is translated from the coding sequence ATGACCGACGAGACACTGCTCCTCGATCTGCTCAACACGACGCCGGTCCGCGACGGCGCCCCCGCGGACGACCTCGCCGACGAGCGAGCGGCCCGGCAGTGGCTCGCCGACCACGGGCAACCGGCCGGCGGCGACGAGCACCGCGCACTGCTGGAGGCTCGGTCGGCGCTGCAAGGGATCGTCCGCGGTCAGGCCGAGCCCCGCGCCGCCGCGCGGTTCGTCGACGACGTCACCTACCGGGCAGCCTTCGGCGACGACGGCGTCGAGTGGGTGCTCGACGTCCCCGCCGGCCGGTCCGCCGCCGCGCGGGCCGTGCTCGCCTGGGACGCGCTCGCCAAGTCGAGCCCCGGCCGGCTGCGCCCGTGCGCCAACCCCGAGTGCCGGCTCTTCCTGATCGACCACAGCAAGCCCAACAGCGCCCGCTGGTGCTCGATGGCCGTGTGCGGCAACCGCATGAAGGCCCGGCGCCACTACCAGCGCTCCCGTACCGCCGCGGACTAA